In a genomic window of Pelmatolapia mariae isolate MD_Pm_ZW unplaced genomic scaffold, Pm_UMD_F_2 NODE_ptg000573l+_length_95306_cov_1, whole genome shotgun sequence:
- the LOC134623358 gene encoding DNA (cytosine-5)-methyltransferase 3B-like, which translates to MFLSCRFEKESAQTQDQSSATAMPSNKYSAAIMEERNNMTATAAVNGDTPPAEGLSENDSGVELTNENSPLTAAEPPSPFSPKQNGDAASPQDGNQCSRGSRKRSRKRREDEESTWDSDKSSGASQLGLRQTPRPRTIFQAGLTAHTHGKPRRQSRKQEHGTSPCPGNPRAAAVGSGGVPETPRLELMEQDSKDSAQSTSTSSSSETKQEYSDNKGFGIGELVWGKIKGFSWWPGIVVTWQATGKRQASHGMRWLQWFGDGKFSEVSADKLDSLTAFPKFFSQASYTKLASYRRAVFQALEMASIRAEKTFPPCKSNSPEDQVKPMLDWANGGFLPKGEEGLKPTHSANSNPLEHHVLDVSLSEYFPSAKRPKLSLCKSKAAPEELCNREQMVNEVLKNKRSIEEFCLSCGKTSATFHPLFEGGLCLTCKDVYLEMSYMYDDDGYQSYCTVCCGGREVLLCGNVNCCRCFCVDCLDILVDPGASDQARYLDPWRCYMCQPLLQYGVLKRRHDWSLKLQEFFANDNGQEFEKPKIYPAVPAEQRRPIRVLSLFDGIATGYLVLRDLGFKVGQYVASEVCEDSISVGVVRHEGKIKYVHDVRNITKKNIQEWGPFDLVIGGSPCNDLSIVNPARKGLYEGTGRLFFEFYRLLSEAKPKEGENRPFFWMFENVVAMAVNDKRDISRFLECNPVMIDAIEVSAAHRARYFWGNLPGMNRPLCASGMDKLQLQDCLDHGRVAKFGKVRTITTRSNSIKQGKDQHFPVLMNGKEDILWCTELERIFGFPVHYTDVSNMGRGARQKLLGRSWSVPVIRHLFAPLKDYFACE; encoded by the exons ATGTTTTTGTCCTGCAGGTTtgagaaggagtcagcacagacaCAGGACCAGTCCAGCGCCACCGCCATGCCTTCCAACAAATACTCTGCTGCTATCATGGAGGAGAGGAACAACATGACGGCCACA GCAGCGGTGAACGGGGACACGCCTCCAGCTGAGGGCCTGTCCGAGAATGACAGCGGAGTGGAACTGACCAATGAGAACAGCCCCCTGACTGCGGCCGAGCCGCCTTCACCCTTCAGCCCCAAACAGAACGGAGACGCTGCCTCGCCTCAGG ATGGTAACCAGTGCTCGAGGGGaagcaggaagaggagcaggAAGAGACGCGAGGACGAGGAAAGCACCTGGGACTCG GACAAGTCTTCAGGAGCGTCTCAGCTGGGCTTGAGACAGACGCCTCGACCCAGAACCATCTTCCAGGCCGGCCTGACGGCGCACACACACGGCAAGCCTCGCAGACAGAGCCGCAAACAGGAGCACGGCACGTCTCCG TGTCCCGGGAATCCTCGGGCAGCTGCGGTCGGGTCCGGCGGGGTCCCGGAGACCCCTCGACTGGAGCTCATGGAACAAGACTCCAAAGACTCGGCCCAGAGCACCAGCACCTCGTCCAGCTCTGAAACTAAGCAGGAGTACAGC GACAACAAGGGCTTCGGGATTGGCGAGCTGGTCTGGGGGAAGATCAAAGGCTTCTCGTGGTGGCCGGGGATCGTGGTGACGTGGCAAGCCACCGGCAAGCGGCAGGCCAGCCACGGCATGAggtggctgcagtggtttggGGACGGGAAGTTCTCCGAG GTTTCTGCAGACAAGCTGGACTCCCTCACCGCCTTCCCCAAGTTCTTCAGCCAGGCTTCCTACACCAAGCTGGCCTCGTACCGCAGGGCGGTGTTCCAGGCGCTGGAG ATGGCGAGCATCCGAGCAGAGAAAACGTTTCCTCCCTGCAAGTCGAATAGCCCAGAGGACCAGGTCAAACCCATGCTGGACTGGGCCAATGGGGGCTTCCTGCCCAAAGGAGAGGAAGGACTGAAGCCCACACACAGTGCCA ACAGTAACCCTCTGGAGCACCACGTCCTCGACGTGTCCCTGTCCGAGTACTTCCCCAGCGCAAAGCGGCCCAAACTCAGCCTGTGTAAGAGCAAGGCCGCCCCCGAGGAGCTGTGCAACAGAG AACAAATGGTGAATGAAGTTCTGAAGAATAAAAGAAGTATTGAAG AGTTTTGTCTCTCCTGTGGGAAGACGAGTGCAACCTTCCACCCGCTGTTTGAAGGAGGCTTGTGCCTAACATGCAAG GACGTGTACCTGGAGATGTCCTACATGTACGACGACGACGGTTACCAGTCTTACTGCACCGTTTGCTGCGGCGGTCGAGAGGTTCTGCTCTGCGGCAACGTGAACTGCTGCAG GTGTTTCTGCGTGGACTGTCTGGACATCCTGGTGGACCCGGGTGCGTCCGACCAGGCGCGCTATCTAGACCCGTGGCGATGCTACATGTGCCAGCCGCTGCTGCAGTACGGCGTCCTCAAACGACGGCACGACTGGAGTCTCAAGCTGCAGGAGTTCTTCGCCAACGATAACGGACAGGAGTTT GAGAAACCAAAGATTTACCCAGCAGTCCCTGCAGAGCAGAGACGACCAATCAGAGTGCTGTCCCTGTTTGACGGCATTGCCACAG GCTACCTGGTTCTGAGAGATCTGGGTTTTAAGGTGGGTCAGTATGTGGCGTCGGAGGTGTGCGAGGACTCCATCTCAGTGGGCGTCGTCAGACATGAAGGAAAGATCAAGTACGTCCACGATGTGAGGAACATCACCAAGAAAAAT ATTCAGGAGTGGGGTCCGTTTGACCTGGTGATCGGAGGAAGTCCCTGCAACGACCTCTCCATCGTCAATCCTGCCAGGAAGGGCCTGTACG AAGGCACGGGCAGGTTGTTCTTCGAGTTTTATCGACTTCTGAGCGAAGCCAAGCCCAAGGAGGGCGAGAACCGCCCATTTTTCTGGATGTTTGAGAACGTGGTCGCCATGGCCGTTAACGACAAGAGGGACATCTCGCGGTTCCTGGAG TGTAACCCTGTGATGATTGATGCCATCGAGGTCTCTGCTGCTCACCGCGCTCGATACTTCTGGGGAAACCTGCCGGGGATGAACAG GCCTCTGTGCGCCTCAGGGATGGACAAGCTACAGCTGCAGGACTGTCTGGATCACGGCCGAGTGGCAAAG TTTGGAAAGGTGCGCACCATCACTACTCGCTCCAACTCCATCAAACAGGGGAAAGACCAGCACTTCCCCGTGCTGATGAACGGGAAGGAGGACATCCTGTGGTGCACCGAGCTGGAGAG GATTTTTGGTTTCCCCGTCCACTACACTGACGTGTCCAACATGGGTCGCGGCGCCCGGCAGAAGCTCCTGGGCCGGTCTTGGAGCGTCCCCGTCATCAGGCATCTGTTCGCTCCGCTCAAAGACTACTTTGCCTGTGAATAA